The Zonotrichia leucophrys gambelii isolate GWCS_2022_RI chromosome 20, RI_Zleu_2.0, whole genome shotgun sequence genome contains a region encoding:
- the PPDPF gene encoding pancreatic progenitor cell differentiation and proliferation factor, translating into MASIPSSGSLMATHNYRRRRLSSTSSTSSCSSEYSGEVIPHGPELPKSDPGQWWSSFFFGKTTHPAMRTVSESQESLGALRAATAPMACGLVVAPGAGRRRHASESSITAAPSHPAGTAPPPL; encoded by the exons ATGGCATCCATCCCATCCAGCGGCTCGCTCATGGCCACGCACAACTATCGCAGAA GGCGCCTGAGCTCCAcatccagcaccagctcctgcagctcagagtACTCTGGGGAGGTCATCCCCCATGGCCCAG AACTGCCCAAGTCTGACCCTGGCCAGTGGTGGTCCAGCTTCTTCTTCGGGAAGACAACTCACCCAGCCATGAGAACGGTGTCAGAGTCCCAGGAGAG CCTGGGAGCCCTGCGGGCGGCCACAGCACCGATGGCCTGCGGGCTGGTGGTGGCCCCGGGCGCAGGACGGAGGCGCCACGCCAGCGAGTCGAGCATCACGGCCGCTCCCTCCCACCCGGCGGGCACAGCCCCTCCTCCCCTGTAG
- the SRMS gene encoding tyrosine-protein kinase Srms isoform X2: MGYVPAAYVANLSQGTSAHRPWYFSKISRNEAEQLLLSPPNQHGSFLVRDSESSKGEYSLSVRNHAKVSHFRICKSPRGSLYIQKGHPFPNMEELLAFYTEHWKVIQSPLLQPCSPATPPERDGWERPRWEFTLRRKLGEGYFGEVWEGLWRNTVPVAIKIIKADMKAEDFTKEIQNLKRLRHEKLIQLHAVCSLEEPVYIITELMRKGNLHSYLNSPEGKSLGTSHLLNISCQVADGMRYLEEKHIVHRDLAARNILVGEELTCKIADFGLARLLKDDIYSTSSSTKIPVKWTAPEAANYRTYSLKSDVWSYGILLYEVFTYGQIPYEGMTNQETVRQITRGYRLPRPSPCPPEIYSIMLECWNGNTEERPTFLALREKLGFIYRRLLSSLS; this comes from the exons CTGGTACTTCAGCAAGATCAGCCGAAatgaagcagagcagctcctcctctcgCCTCCCAACCAGCATGGCTCCTTCCTCGTCCGGGACAGCGAGAGCAGCAAGGGCGAATACTCTCTCTCAG TGCGCAACCACGCCAAGGTCAGCCACTTCCGAATCTGCAAGAGCCCCAGGGGCAGCCTCTACATCCAGAAGGGACACCCCTTCCCCAACATGGAGGAGCTGCTTGCCTTCTACACGGAGCACTGGAAGGTCATCCAGAgccccctgctgcagccctgcagccccgcG ACTCCCCCCGAGAGGGACGGCTGGGAGCGCCCGCGCTGGGAGTTCACCCTGCGGAGGAAGCTGGGAGAGGGCTACTTTGGAGAggtgtgggaagggctgtggaGGAACACCGTGCCAGTGGCCATCAAGATCATTAAAG CTGATATGAAAGCAGAAGACTTCACCAAGGAGATTCAGAACCTGAAGCGCCTGAGGCATGAGAAGCTGATCCAGCTGCACGCCGTGTGCTCCTTGGAGGAGCCCGTGTACATCATCACCGAGCTCATGCGCAAGGGCAACCTCCACAGCTACCTCAACA GTCCTGAAGGGAAGTCCCTGGGCACCTCCCACCTGCTCAACATCTCCTGCCAAGTGGCGGATGGGATGAGGTACCTGGAGGAGAAGCACATTGTCCACCGGGATCTGGCAGCCAGAAACATCCTGGTTGGAGAGGAACTCACCTGCAAAATCGCTGATTTCGGACTTGCCCGGCTCCTCAAG GATGACATTTattccaccagcagcagcactaaaATCCCAGTGAAGTGGACGGCCCCGGAGGCAGCCAACTACCGCACCTACTCCCTCAAGTCCGACGTCTGGTCCTATGGGATTCTGCTCTACGAGGTCTTCACGTATGGACAGATCCCCTATGAAG GAATGACAAACCAAGAAACCGTACGGCAAATCACCAGGGGCTACCGCctgccccggcccagcccctgccctcctgAGATCTACAGCATCATGCTGGAGTGCTGGAATGGCAACACAGAGGAGCGTCCCACCTTCCTGGCCCTGAGGGAGAAGCTGGGCTTCATCTACAGGCggctgctcagctccctctCCTGA